A window of the Isosphaera pallida ATCC 43644 genome harbors these coding sequences:
- a CDS encoding superoxide dismutase: protein MAEYTLPALPYAYDALEPHIDARTMEIHHTKHHQAYITNLNNAIKDQPALQDLPIEKLIADLGAIPEAIRTTVRNNGGGHANHALFWQIMSPNGGGQPVGKLAAAIEGELHGFDSFKDAFSKAGLNRFGSGWAWLALDPSKKLVITSTPNQDSPIMEGMIPLLGMDVWEHAYYLKYQNRRADYIAAFFNVINWPMVDELYVKAMG from the coding sequence GTGGCTGAATACACCCTGCCGGCTCTGCCTTACGCCTATGATGCTCTGGAGCCTCACATCGACGCCCGGACGATGGAGATTCACCACACTAAGCACCACCAGGCGTACATTACTAACCTGAACAACGCGATTAAAGATCAGCCCGCGCTTCAAGACCTGCCGATCGAGAAGCTGATCGCCGACCTCGGGGCGATTCCCGAGGCCATCCGCACCACGGTGCGCAACAATGGCGGTGGCCACGCCAACCACGCTCTGTTCTGGCAGATCATGTCGCCTAATGGTGGCGGTCAGCCGGTCGGCAAGCTGGCCGCGGCGATCGAGGGCGAATTGCACGGGTTCGACAGTTTCAAGGATGCCTTCTCGAAGGCTGGCCTCAACCGTTTCGGCTCGGGTTGGGCCTGGCTGGCGCTGGACCCAAGCAAAAAGCTGGTGATTACCTCCACCCCCAACCAGGACAGCCCGATCATGGAAGGCATGATCCCCCTGCTAGGGATGGATGTTTGGGAACATGCGTACTATCTGAAGTATCAGAACCGCCGTGCCGACTATATCGCCGCCTTCTTCAACGTGATCAACTGGCCGATGGTTGACGAGCTTTACGTCAAGGCGATGGGCTGA
- a CDS encoding matrixin family metalloprotease, translating to MKIRSSYRGDRRIRRGYRPESMQTLALEPKTLLSGFGYEPDDKAQTSFSLVEDQSGWLLGDVTIHREFNSRLGADWKREVARAFQTWVVYADLDIAWSNDLSNPINSVVGLPGASRHGDIRVSGGNLGSPSRLTQTQRHNPGRTSPVIAGEIQFNVNANWGDGSNGTVDLYSVAIQEVGAILGLPVNWSPDSVMNPVYRGVRSGPSAQDIAAIQAIYGPRQPDEFNARGQGTSAATAVDLNARLGDLQGQLTNLDLTRIGETDFFRLSLPANFSGELAVSALADRNSLLSPKVVVRDAQTGAQLASAANPDSFANNVTARLNPGGGRVLLIEVSGATSDVFAVGEYTLAIQTNRNGAAIPPAPLPAPARPQTPPSFSSPPAITRPNPSAPTPTPTPAPSPTPEPVRVITWNPAPTPAPMPTGSLSQADRLRMIWSLARGEAIPAITPPTASPPPQVVPVQSSPVVPMQAPSTPVTTWKLIDESDHTNRFRGW from the coding sequence ATGAAGATCCGTTCGAGCTATCGTGGAGACCGCCGCATCCGCCGCGGTTACCGACCCGAGTCCATGCAAACCCTGGCGTTGGAACCCAAAACGCTGCTGAGTGGCTTTGGCTACGAGCCGGACGATAAGGCTCAAACCAGTTTCAGTCTCGTCGAGGATCAATCGGGCTGGTTGCTGGGTGATGTGACCATTCATCGCGAGTTCAACTCGCGGTTAGGGGCCGACTGGAAACGCGAGGTCGCCCGGGCGTTCCAAACCTGGGTGGTGTACGCTGACCTAGATATCGCCTGGTCTAACGACCTGTCCAATCCGATCAACTCGGTCGTCGGTCTGCCAGGGGCCTCGCGTCATGGTGACATCCGGGTTTCCGGCGGCAATCTTGGTTCGCCCAGTCGTCTCACTCAGACCCAACGGCACAATCCCGGTCGCACGTCGCCGGTGATTGCCGGGGAGATCCAATTCAACGTCAACGCCAACTGGGGCGACGGTTCTAACGGCACGGTCGATTTATACTCCGTGGCGATTCAGGAGGTCGGGGCGATTCTGGGTCTGCCGGTCAATTGGAGTCCTGACTCGGTAATGAATCCGGTGTACCGAGGGGTCCGCTCCGGTCCGTCTGCTCAGGACATCGCGGCGATTCAGGCGATTTACGGTCCTCGTCAGCCCGACGAGTTCAACGCGCGGGGACAGGGGACTTCGGCGGCCACGGCCGTTGATTTGAACGCCCGCCTGGGAGACCTCCAAGGCCAGCTGACCAACCTTGACCTGACGCGAATCGGCGAGACCGACTTCTTCCGCCTGAGTCTTCCGGCCAATTTCAGCGGGGAGCTGGCCGTCTCGGCCTTGGCCGACCGCAATAGCCTGTTGAGTCCCAAGGTGGTGGTGCGCGACGCTCAAACCGGCGCTCAACTTGCGTCCGCCGCCAATCCCGACTCGTTCGCCAACAACGTGACCGCGCGACTCAACCCCGGCGGCGGCCGCGTGTTGCTGATCGAGGTCAGCGGCGCGACCTCCGACGTGTTCGCGGTTGGTGAATACACGTTGGCGATCCAAACCAATCGCAACGGGGCGGCTATCCCCCCCGCGCCTCTTCCCGCCCCTGCCCGTCCCCAAACCCCACCATCTTTCTCTTCGCCTCCGGCAATCACCCGACCCAACCCGTCGGCTCCCACTCCCACTCCTACTCCAGCTCCGAGCCCTACGCCAGAACCAGTTCGGGTCATCACCTGGAACCCCGCTCCGACTCCGGCACCCATGCCCACGGGGTCGCTTTCGCAGGCTGACCGATTGCGAATGATCTGGAGTCTCGCGCGTGGCGAGGCGATTCCCGCGATCACGCCTCCCACCGCGTCGCCTCCGCCTCAAGTCGTCCCGGTTCAATCGTCGCCGGTCGTGCCGATGCAAGCCCCTTCAACTCCGGTGACCACCTGGAAGCTGATCGACGAGTCCGATCACACCAATCGGTTCCGTGGTTGGTGA
- a CDS encoding PfkB family carbohydrate kinase: MSLLVVGTVALDTVETPHGDVADALGGSATFFSYAASFFTPVRLIAVIGEDFPHAHRDLLEARGVDTSGLIVQPGGRTFRWRGKYEGDMNSAQTLETQLNVLTNFDPTLPESHAQTPYVFLANIDPNIQLKVLRQAKRKRLAVADTMNFWIETERDALLKLWREIDGVVLNDGEARLVTQEVNLVKAGRKILDMGPRFVIIKKGEHGSMFLSATDTFTLPAFPMSEVVDPTGAGDSFAGGIMGYLAATGRLDSEGFKRAMAFGTVVASFNVEDFSLRRFQRTELAEIERRFRHYQEMLAIQE, translated from the coding sequence ATGTCGTTGTTGGTGGTGGGTACCGTGGCGCTGGATACGGTCGAGACCCCGCATGGTGATGTGGCCGACGCTTTGGGCGGCTCGGCGACCTTTTTCTCATATGCGGCTAGCTTCTTCACACCGGTGCGTTTAATCGCGGTCATCGGCGAGGATTTCCCACACGCCCACCGGGACCTTCTGGAAGCGCGCGGTGTGGACACCTCGGGCCTGATCGTGCAACCCGGCGGCCGAACCTTCCGCTGGCGCGGCAAGTACGAGGGAGACATGAACTCGGCTCAAACGTTGGAGACTCAACTCAACGTGCTGACCAACTTCGACCCGACTTTGCCTGAATCCCACGCCCAAACCCCTTATGTCTTCCTCGCCAACATCGACCCCAATATTCAGCTCAAGGTGCTGCGTCAAGCCAAGCGCAAACGGCTGGCGGTGGCTGACACCATGAACTTCTGGATTGAAACCGAGCGCGACGCCCTCCTGAAACTCTGGCGCGAAATCGACGGTGTGGTCCTCAACGACGGCGAGGCCCGGCTGGTCACCCAGGAGGTCAACCTCGTCAAGGCCGGGCGGAAAATCCTGGACATGGGCCCGCGGTTTGTGATCATCAAGAAAGGCGAACATGGCTCAATGTTCTTATCGGCCACTGACACCTTCACACTGCCGGCCTTTCCCATGAGCGAGGTGGTGGATCCCACCGGCGCGGGGGACAGCTTCGCGGGCGGCATCATGGGCTATCTGGCCGCCACGGGGCGGCTCGACTCTGAAGGCTTCAAGCGGGCGATGGCCTTTGGCACCGTGGTCGCCAGCTTCAACGTCGAGGATTTCAGCCTCAGACGGTTCCAGCGCACCGAGCTGGCCGAGATCGAGCGGCGGTTCCGCCACTATCAAGAAATGCTCGCCATTCAAGAGTGA
- the gltX gene encoding glutamate--tRNA ligase, translating to MTVRTRFAPSPTGFLHIGGVRTALFNWLFARSQGGQFILRIDDTDQSRNVEEAVRLILDGFRWIGIDWDEGPEVGGPVGPYFQSQRGDLYQRALHHLLDQGLVYKDFSTEDERAADKAAAEARKQPYRFRRKPIDPATLAQFEAEGRPYALRFKVPLGRTLVLEDRIKGRVEQRTDDLSDFVVARPDGSPLYNFASAVDDLEMGITHVIRAEEHLTNTFSQLLIFEALRGERPMPSFAHVPFVAKPGSKVKLSKRDGAVGLDFYIEAGYLPEAMMNYLARLGWSFDDKQEIFSRAELIEKFTLERVNSSPASHDPDKLFWIQGEWMRTLSLEAKRNGVLPYLQRAGLISEPPTLDDLTRLDRVILALQDRLKVFSDILKLGRFFFEPIERFTIDPEAGKKRLRKEFAATLLEALDDLLATTEPFDEATLEKAVHDLSEARGLKIGDVVNTLRVAVTGQGIGPGLYDCLTILGREGCRQRLAKARQWVAS from the coding sequence ATGACCGTCCGCACCCGGTTCGCCCCTAGTCCCACCGGTTTCCTGCACATCGGAGGCGTCCGCACCGCCCTGTTCAACTGGCTATTCGCCCGCTCCCAGGGAGGCCAGTTCATCCTGCGGATCGACGACACCGATCAGTCGCGGAATGTCGAGGAGGCGGTCCGCTTGATCCTCGACGGCTTCCGATGGATCGGCATCGACTGGGACGAAGGACCCGAGGTTGGTGGACCAGTCGGTCCCTACTTTCAATCCCAACGCGGCGACCTCTATCAACGGGCGCTTCATCATCTACTCGACCAAGGATTGGTTTACAAAGATTTCTCCACCGAGGACGAACGGGCCGCCGACAAGGCGGCCGCTGAGGCACGCAAGCAACCCTATCGGTTCCGCCGCAAGCCGATCGACCCGGCCACCCTCGCCCAATTCGAAGCCGAAGGCCGGCCCTATGCCCTAAGGTTCAAGGTGCCCCTGGGCCGAACCCTGGTGTTGGAGGATCGCATCAAAGGTCGGGTCGAACAGCGCACCGACGACCTCTCCGACTTCGTGGTGGCGCGTCCCGACGGCAGCCCGCTTTACAACTTCGCTTCGGCGGTGGACGACCTGGAGATGGGGATCACCCACGTCATCCGGGCTGAGGAACATCTCACCAACACCTTCTCGCAACTGCTGATCTTCGAGGCCCTCCGGGGCGAACGCCCAATGCCCAGCTTCGCCCACGTGCCGTTCGTGGCCAAGCCCGGTTCCAAAGTCAAACTCTCCAAGCGCGACGGAGCCGTGGGTCTCGACTTCTATATCGAAGCTGGTTACCTTCCTGAGGCCATGATGAACTATCTGGCCCGCTTGGGCTGGAGCTTCGACGACAAGCAGGAAATCTTCAGTCGAGCCGAACTCATCGAAAAATTCACGCTGGAACGAGTCAACAGCTCTCCTGCCAGCCATGACCCCGACAAGCTGTTCTGGATCCAGGGGGAGTGGATGCGTACCCTCAGCCTGGAGGCCAAACGCAACGGTGTCCTACCCTATCTCCAGCGCGCCGGTTTGATCAGCGAACCACCCACTCTGGACGACCTGACGCGGCTCGACCGGGTGATCTTGGCCCTGCAAGACCGGCTCAAGGTCTTCTCCGACATCCTCAAACTGGGCCGCTTCTTCTTCGAGCCGATCGAGCGGTTCACCATCGACCCAGAGGCAGGGAAAAAACGGCTCCGCAAGGAGTTCGCGGCAACGCTGCTGGAAGCGCTTGACGACCTTCTGGCGACCACTGAACCATTCGACGAGGCCACGCTGGAAAAAGCGGTTCACGACCTCAGCGAAGCGCGGGGCCTCAAGATCGGCGACGTGGTGAACACGCTGCGGGTGGCAGTCACCGGCCAAGGAATTGGTCCCGGTCTGTATGACTGCCTCACTATCCTGGGCCGCGAGGGTTGCCGCCAACGCCTCGCCAAAGCCCGCCAATGGGTCGCCTCGTGA
- the aat gene encoding leucyl/phenylalanyl-tRNA--protein transferase, which translates to MSRIRWRLPPVLRESLNFPDPRHAGPDGLVALGGDLSVGRLVRAYRSGVFPWSANPTPRWYSPHPRMILQPERFRLTRKAAALERKRPFQIKADTDFIGVMRGCATMRRKHEFGTWICSAMLEAYAELHRRGYAHSVEAWKDGRLVGGIYGLHLGACFFGESMFHTEDNASKLALAALMRRGRAEGWLFLDAQVPSPHIEAHGGLLVSRSTYLSLLREGVSQPTNWDVWSRPIDEEGSV; encoded by the coding sequence ATGAGCCGGATCAGGTGGCGGCTGCCGCCAGTGCTGAGAGAGTCGCTGAACTTCCCTGACCCTCGTCACGCTGGTCCCGACGGTCTGGTGGCGTTGGGAGGCGATTTGAGCGTAGGGCGGCTGGTTCGGGCTTATCGCTCAGGCGTCTTCCCTTGGTCGGCCAACCCCACTCCGCGTTGGTACTCCCCCCACCCCCGCATGATCCTTCAGCCCGAACGATTTCGGCTGACCCGCAAGGCCGCCGCTTTGGAACGCAAACGCCCCTTCCAGATCAAAGCCGACACCGACTTCATCGGGGTGATGCGTGGATGTGCGACCATGCGTCGCAAACATGAGTTCGGCACTTGGATTTGTTCAGCAATGCTGGAAGCGTATGCGGAACTGCATCGCCGGGGTTACGCCCACAGCGTCGAAGCCTGGAAGGACGGGCGGCTGGTGGGTGGAATCTACGGGTTGCATCTAGGAGCCTGCTTTTTCGGCGAGTCGATGTTTCACACCGAGGATAATGCCTCCAAACTTGCCCTGGCCGCTTTGATGCGACGAGGACGCGCTGAGGGCTGGCTGTTCCTGGACGCCCAAGTCCCCTCGCCTCACATCGAGGCGCATGGCGGGCTTCTTGTTAGCCGATCGACCTACTTGAGTCTGCTGCGCGAGGGTGTCTCGCAACCCACCAATTGGGATGTTTGGAGTCGTCCCATTGACGAGGAAGGCTCGGTGTAA